The Labrus mixtus chromosome 21, fLabMix1.1, whole genome shotgun sequence nucleotide sequence tatatctctatacggatcaaacatagatctaagaaagatatcggctgatttTTCCCCGCCCCAACATCAATATCTGTATCTGCACCAAAGTCTCATATCGGTCAGACCCTTCAATATTGCTAGTAAAAATGTCATAGATAATATTTTAGTCTAAAGATTAATTGAAGAGAAAAATCGAAATCACAAGAAATAAGAGAATAATAAGAGAATATCACAGTAGTAGATTCATTACTGAGTTTGTTCCATTTGCCTTTGCCTAAAGCATATCgacatgtttttcttcccttGTCAACTTTGTCTGTGATTTTTGATTTGCCTTTCTGTGGAGTAATCTCTTGCAGTCTCTGAGTTATGATAACATGCCAAACTGTCCCTGTGCTCTATGACTGGTATCTATTGCTGATCTCTTGTGTGTTCTGAGCAGGTTTCAGTGACCCGTACTGCTTGCTGACCATcctggaggatgaggaggagagtcGAACACGCAGGTCCAGAGCAAAGCCCTGTAAATCTGTTGTTAAGGACGCTGTATCCGATGATAAAATCTGCCAAACAGTTATAAAGAAGCAGACTCTGAACCCCATCTGGAACCAAACCTTCATACTGTGAGTTTAGATTTGTGGTTTTATGAACAACATCAACCAGGCTGAAATGTGATACTTACGACTGTTTCTTTTGGGTTTAGAGAGTTTGAAGACATCGCCGGTGCGAGCTTTCACTTGGAGATGTGGTGAGAAGAAAATCTGGAGCTTTGCTTTACCTGCTTTGAAATCTTCCTCTGCCTCCACTACagcactgtttttgtttcagggaTAAGGACGAAGAGGTTTCACTTTCTCAGAAATTTGAGGACATCAAAACCAATTTCAACAGTTTAAGAAGGTATTGTGCTCTCTCAGTGACTCTCATACAAGCAGTAAACCAATCCAAGCATTTCAACTGTGTCCTGTGTTACCTGTTCAGGATGATCAAGGAGGCCAAAAAGGAGAAAGGCACAGATGACTTTTTGGGAAATGTTGTCATTAAACTAAAGGTAGTACgtgtttatatttgtatatcTGCTATTTCACTCTTCCCTCACAACGTCATCCCAGTCTTGTTATCATCTGTCACATCTTATTTAGGATCTTCCCTGTACTGAAGACAACTGGTACAATCTGGAGCCTAGAACAGAGACTTATCCTGATCGCGGCCAGTGCCACCTGAATCTCCAGTTCATCCATAAAGAGGTAAAAGTGCTTTTCCATCCTGTAACACCATATAATCTCTCGATTATATTCACAGAATAGCCTATATGAAATGTCGGacattgtaaaaacatttttttttatagattccAACTATAGGCTGCCTGTCATCCCCTCTCTCATATCGcacatgtcctgtctcttatCAGCTTTCCATATACATTAAAAACCAatagagagaggagaaatgtttGGGTTAGGCAAAAAACACTAGTAACCACGGTTAACATCGACATGTGGAGAAAAAGCTCTAGGTATCAAGTCCCTCCTCACTGTTTAGCCTGTAGCAGCACAACAAGGAGCTGCCTGAACCATCCCTAACTGTTCGTTTTatcaaaaagaaagtttttaagCCCTCTCTTTTATGGAGGTCTGCCTTTATTGACTCACACTTGCACATGGTTTAACGGTGGGAGACTCCGATACTTAAGGGATCTGCCTCCCATACTACTTTTTGGGGCCACACGTACCCCAATTAAGCATGTTTTCTGCATATATTTGAATACGTAAAGCCATTGTTTCATATGTTTCTGtttccaacattttaaaatctggattATTTTCTTTGTGGGTGTCAGAGAGATGGGACGCTGAGTGCCGGTCGTAGTGCTTACATCAACTACTGTGGGATTCTGCAGCAGTTTGTTCAGGCTTACATCTCCAAGCAGAAGGTAAAGGGCTGGTGAAAATCTTATTTaaagtcttgattttttttagttttcccTTAACTTGTGTTCTTTGGTCTCTCTTAGAGTTCAGCTCCGTGGAAAGGGGCACTATGCGGCGAGGCTGAGACCCTGCTGGAGTTCTATGCTACGCAGAATGACCTCTCACCTTTTCTTCAGGACCTGGCGTAAGCAGTGACTATATGAGATTATACTGTTGTGTAGATAGATACATAAGAGGAGTGTACAGGTTTCTTTTTGCATACACCTGTATTCATCTATTTAAAAGCTGAACAGTACTCGGTTTAATCTTGGATTTTAatttcatgcatgtgtgtctcaCTAACAGGAAGTGGGTGGCGTACAGTAAACTGTACCAGAGTTTAGAGGTGGACTCGTCTTTGCTGTTGCAGCAGCTAACCTGTATAGAGTACCACTGGCATCAGCAGGAGCTGCCATACCAACAGGTATAAGCAAGTTCATGAAGGggacagctgtggctcagtggtagagtcggtcatctctcagcCGGAAGGTTGGGGTAGAGAAAAGATAACTGATCTTAGATTTTCCAATGTTGCAAACTTCCTCTTGCAATGTGATCAACCTTACAAATATGAGACAGTTTCTTTTGCAGGCAATTGACAGTTCTTTCATGTCATTCTTCATTGGTACCTTTACTAAAATAGTGATGAAAGCAGGTGTAATTATCTAAGCCCAGGGGCGTGTGCAGGCTTTTCTGACTCGGGTGGaccaactggggcactgacttggGGTGGCCTAGAGTGTAACGTCCATACACGCATACACAAGAATCTcaattatttaccctttctgCCTCCACTAatctaatacatttttatgtaacGCAAGAGTGATTTAAAGAACATGAAAATAATATGCTACATatacatgtaaagaaaactactaaaaaaaaaagaagccaggaCTTTGTTAGCGATGCTGACGTTACCAAACCAGCAGATCCTCACAAAAGTAAAAATGGACTCAATAAAAgattaatgaaacattttcaggagagaTTTGTCAACTATTGATGTTGACAAAGTGTTGCACTCTTAACAGAAACAGGAACTTGGGGACTCTCTTCACGGCTTCCTGCAGTATGGATTGTGTCTGGTGGCCAAATACAGAGACATCTTCCCTCCAACTTCCAGCGCTACTCCGAAGCTGCACACACTGCTCAGGTACACAGAGTAATGTATGTTCATATAATTGCTGTTATTTTTGCTGCACTTGCATGTCAGGTTAATGGATTATTTGAATGTGCTTTGTTTAGAATCTTGGTCCAGATCTGTAAAACTCAGCCATTTCAAAAACTAAACCCAGCCCAGTTTGAGTTACATGATGGAGTCAGTGATGCCATACAGGTCAGTAGTTACACTGATTATTACCACCATTATGTATATCACAAGTCTTTCATTTCTTATATAATGACTTTTCTAACAGACAGGAACAGAGGAGTGGTTCACCATTAAGAAGGGTTTGCATCAGCCTATGACTAAGGTAAACACAAGCACATCACAGAAGCCTTCATACTgtatttggatttttattttctggtaATAAagtcacatcatttttttcaccGTGCTGACATACAGGACCTGTCAGAGATTGTAAGCGCCCTCTCCAGGTTGATTGGGGAAGTCCAAGAcgatataaaacacaacaaagatatGTGGAACAGAGTCTTTGTCAGGTAAGTCACAACAAAAGGTTTGTTTATGTCTTGACTTTTGACCTGGTGTAATTAGGTGTATTTAATAAAAACCTGATCATGGCTTCTTTCAGAGTTGtcgggtcaaaggtcatgtgcTGGTTACAGAAACCAGAAgaaagatattttattttaaaagttacaaCCATGCATTTCctgatttgtttgtcttttttttttaaactctctttTGTTACAATAAATTATTCCTTTTTCATGACTGCAGTGCCGTTCAAGTGGATGTGTTCACTGTCGTCTATCAGAAGTTTGACTCCTTGGTAAGTTGCAATAATAACGGTTATAAATCAGTCCTTatgttttctcatgttttttaaaattttctctcctttttattcctcttctctcctcaaaAGCTCGCCAAGGAGGTGAGGGAAACCTTGTCCCTGATTGAGGGTCAGATGGAGCAGGCTCTCGCCAACAGTCTCTTCACTGTTTACCTGAGCCTGCAAGCCATCCACAAAGACAAGGCGTTCCTCCAGAAAAGGTCAGAAGTCATACTCACAACATACTCTAAAGCTGTCGTTCTAAATCATCATGGTCTTACAGCTGTCAATCCAACTTTCACTCAGCGCCATTTCATCAAAGCAACTCTTCACATCctcagtgttttcatttaaacCATTGACAGTATTTAAGGAATtacagaagccctaagcggaTAAACATCCATACTTCTTATTGTATTACCCATGATATAGAGcacattttggttgttttctcgaGGTCTCTGCTTATTTATCTTGGAATAACAGTCCAGGTTTTCCCATgatctcaagaaaacatctgaaaaacaattatttatgagTTGAGTATAAATTAGTTGAAATCTCAAGAAAACATCCCAACTGTACTTGTTTCCAGAGGAAAACTGAGTATTGATGCATGTCCACTTTGGGCTTTCATTGAAAATTCAATCACATCTTCTATTATAAAAGTGTggtcaacacagaaacaacaaaaaattaaaCTGATTTTGACACTTTTACTATACATAGTTTCAAAAATAGGATCATATTAGCATCACACCTTTCAGAGGTGTTTAAGTATTTGGATTGTAATATAGAGGACTTATTTAGAAATGACATTATACCACTTCAGAGAAACCCTCGCCTAATTCTCTTACAGCCTATAATGAAAAAACTGTAatgttttacattgttttaagGAGCTGTGATGTTTGAAGAGTttgtactgtgttttttttcaggggaTTTCTTGAGCTGACAAACTTTCAAGAGGGCTTCAGGGAGGCTCTCCCTTACTGGCTGAACCAGGCGTTCAGCACCACTCAGGACAGGGTGGAGAGGGCTGTGCAGGTAGACCAGGTAACTCTCTCGTTAGATGCTTTACtctaacattttctttcatccacAGGCAGTACAGTACATGATTTACTTTCTCCCCTCTCAGCTCCAGCCCTTGCAGTCTGGTGCCGTGCCCATAAAACACAGTTCCTCTGCAGTCGACTTGGTGGCGTGTATCCAGCCTATCTGCCAGCTGTGGGAGCAGCTGTCCTGGCCCGACCCTGAGGAGGCCTTCATGCTCATGGTTAAACTCACTGAGGTACGGCAGTCTGCACTGAAATGTTTCTAATCAAATGCCTTCCTGTGAGAATGTTGGTCGTTGTCTGGgctctgttttcacttttcCTGTGTTTTAGGATGTGTGTAAGATTGTGGTGAACTACTGTCAAATCCTCAAGAAGAGGGTGAGGATGCTTTCTGAGAACTCCGACCCCGGCAGTGCCATCAACATGGTAAGGGTTAACCCTGAAAAAAGGCTTCACAAGAAATATTTCTGATGGTGAAACCTTTCTAATCTCTGTGTGTTCCCCTCTCTGTAGTTGTGTGTGGTGGTAAATGACCTAGAGCACTTACGGACAGTGCTGACTCGACTACCTACACAGCTGAACTGGACCGGACTTCGAGATCGAACCCAAAACGTCATAGGAGATAGCCAGTTCCACAACACTCTGCCCTCACAGCTTCAGCAGGCCCAGGATGTCCTCGGCAAAGAGATCCGATCTGCATTGAACACTCTGGggaaaaaggttgaacatttttaacatttcaaaacctATAAGtcctttaaaggtttttaaaaaactatGTTGATGTCTTATGTGTCTTCTGTGTGACTCTTCAGTTAAACACAGACATTGAAACTCATGTCAGAAGCATGGCAACCAGGCGGAGAATCCCCTCCAAGTCCACAGAGGATGTAAGTCGTCACCATCATTGCTGGCTTTACACAAATGCAGATGCCTCTTACTGTAAAGTGTGCTCAATATCCACCTTCTTCTCTATTTAAGGCTGCAGCTCCTTTGATGCGCTACCTGGAGCAAGAGCTAACGTATATGAATGAAAACCTAGTTCAGGAGAACTTCAACAGGTAAATTTGAATTTTgaggtcaaatgttttttttttccttattcaaaatgtaaaccacattttactttgtgtttttctccatcCAGTCTCTTGATTCCTTTGTGGGAAAACTCAGTGAAGAGCCTCTACCAGGTGGCTACTAAGCATTCACATCAGGAGGGGCTCATGGTGTTCTGCCAGAGACTGCTGTATACACTGCAGGTCAGTCCTCAGCTGGTCATGTGTCTTGACTACCGGAACGTTTTGAAGTTAAAGATACTGTGATGAGTTTTGAGCTGGttataaaacacactgaaattaatactgattgattacaaaatcaaacaagacCATAAGCATAATGATTGACTATTTCTTTATAGTCGATTTTAAAGAgggcatatatatatatataccccttttcaaacagtctcttgtgggtctaaatgaaacatctgtgctgtgttttggtcaaaatataacatgaatcgaggaggtttgtgaccctgtataaaccagctctctcagaacgctccgttttggtgtgtgtgtctctttaaatgcaattagTTTTCCATGTACACATCACTCCTTCGacagcgagaataaaaatggcagacctgtgaaaaagttttgctctaggctgagggaggagtccatgggtggagatacgaggggaggggagggttttttttttttttttaccagaatcccactgtgacatcacaaggagagcaaatttgaaactgagcatttttctctgtgttgtaagacttatgcagaccacaaacaaaggactggatgggtttattatatgtatatatgtatatatatgttgtgggtcggtagacactcaggttacccaaatatatgttcaaaaacactgtcaacgtggatttttcataatatgtcccctttaatagcTGAAACAGCTGCCGCAGGGTAAGTGTCAGATGAGGAGATTAACGTCACGCTGCAGATCAATGTTACAATATCATTAGGCAGAAGCTTTTGTTCAAAGTGCATACATCTGAGgttaagtacaacacaagcaaggatttAAAAAGAGGGAAACAATGTCATGAGTGCCAGCAAACAGCTtcaagtctgatcggacacaggtgctgacaggcagtgcacagggTGTGTAACAGGTCTAGGGCCTCTACAGTTGCACTGACTAGAGCTGACACATACTATGGGGCTGTGACTCGGGTAAAAGAATCGCAGATGCTATGCTATGGTTTGCAATCATTTATCAAAGAGGAATGTGGTATATCTTGCAATGACACACAACTTCTTTGGGAAAAAGAAAGCAACCTGCAGCCCAACAGCCATCAGACAGACTGAGACCAACCTTATAAGCCTTCACCATCTCAAGGGAtagtgggggtccccagtctctggcacCTTTATTCTGGGGGTCGCGAGCTGAAATGTTTGGGAACTCTTGGAATAGTCCACTGTAATGCAGAGCCTtctgaaacatttaatttcctGTTGTGTTGATGTCAGTGCTTGGAGCAGTGCTTCCATGCGGAGGGGAACGGGCTCCCTCTGAATTCACTCCACTCTGAAGAATACAAGGTGAGTAATAATGAAATACCACAAAGAGTTTTACACATTTTCCTCGACTAGAATGAAAAAGATAACGCACTTTCATGTATTTCGTCTTTGCCACCTGTTCCCAGACTCTCAAAGGTCACCTCACCCACAACTCTCTGAGCAGCCGGCAGCTTGTGGAGAAGTTCTTTAAGAGGAAAATACGTGAGCAGGTGAGACAGCCtcaaacaagaaatgaccctcAGCTTACGTTTTAGCCACATTCTTTGTGCTCCAaccttccttcctttttatttttgcccGACAGAAGGAGTACAGTGGAGAAAAATACGGTGCTGTCACTCTCCTAGCTTCATACAGGAGATCAGACCAAAGACTCAGAGTTGAGGTGTTGAATGCAGTCAACCTCCTACCAATGGACTCCAATGGTAAAACCTTACAGGACAATCACAGCCACACGCAGGATATATGTATAGCAGCAAGCAAACGTTAAATGCAATGTGACCTTTCATGACACTTTCATTCTTTTCCAGGTCTAAGCGATCCGTTTGTGCAGCTCTGTCTCGAGCCTTCCTACATCTTTACTGAGGTGGAGCCTCGGAGCACTCAGATCAAGAGCTGTGATCTCAATCCACTTTTTGATGAGGCCTTTGAATTGTTAGTTGTTGGTATTTTATGTGACATTATCCATCCGTTCGTTCATTCTCTTTAAGTTCCTGACCTCTCCTTGCCCTAGTTGCTGATCTCTGTCTCCTCGGTTTCACAGTCTGGTGTCCCTGGATCAATGCCAGACTCCAGGGGCCTGCCTGGTGGTGACTGTTCTGGACCACGACACTTTGAGAACTGATGACTTTGAGGGTGAGGCCTTCCTGGCACTAGAGGACATACCAGGAGTTGCTGGTGGAAAGGGAGGAGTAGAATTCAACTCACTGGCAGATGCCGCCCCTGATCAGATCCGGAGTCCTCTGATGCATCCCAAACCCAATGGTATGATCCGTCAGAAGGTTTAGATCTGTGCATAAGGATCTGATTTTAGTTTGAAACAAGATGATGAGTACATGAGCCTGCTTGGGgttcctttttatttctattgCACCGTTTTACAGTACTTCTTTAACTTAATACTATTTGTCCCATGATGTGTAATTATTCTTGTGCAGTGAATTAATAATTGCATAATATGatttgacacaaacaaaaaatggaagCCCAAAAAAACAGGGGTTCTTTTAAATATCACGTAAAAAGttgggctgtcaaatgattcatattttttaccGCTAAATTTCAAAAGTTAATCATCACGTTGaaattccatccatccatgttcTATGGAAACCGGGTTGCGGCGGCAGCAGGCGCAGGAAGTCaacccagcaacgttttccagctcctcctgggggattctggGGGCATTCCCAGGCTAGACCGGATAAATGAtcctgggtctaccccgggctctcctcccagttggggcGTGCCTGGAGAagctccaaagggaggcgtcctaatcagatgcccaaaTCACCTCAACTTGCTCCTTTCGATGTGGAGGAGTTGTGGCTCTACTCCAAGCTCCCCCTCAAATTTGCGATCctattccattatttcacaatacaaaaaaatcttttaaatgtttgtcttaATCTGAGAGGACTTTACTCTCAGTTTTTATTaaaccatgcttttattttgaaacaaagtAAAGACTTTCTGCTAGATCGAAGGTTACGACATTAACTTAGCACggaaaaaataacttgttacgGATCAAAAACGAATTGAAAACCGCTCAAAGGAACAGTAAAGTGATGTTAGTGacatgagacattcaaagatagAGCAGTATTGTTCTTTTCcctcactgtgactacagggagacactgaggaggcgTATCTACggtgcgcctaaagggacaaaatagcacgtgattaatcgtgatttaaaactcacttttatagacttgcttttatgtgacttctcctttaaagatcTATCCCCTCCTGTTATTAATTATAttgcttttaacctttttttttaaatctttctcttcattaaatgttttagcctttaaatgtatcccttcctgtattcattttactgctcttagtcttttttATATCCTACTCCTTTTATAGTTTAACttttcagctctctgttgctttattcatttaaccatcTCCCGTTTATCCCTTCTTTTTATCtgcattctgtgtttacagcctgtgatgtgatgttgtcccactctccctcaatttGTATTatgttctctcctggttgattttaaactcattttccttcactgtactGAACTGCCTCTGACGGATCTATCTTActcctgttatttgcatttatattatttttgccctctctgttgatcggtgttctgttgttgtgttgctgtatttgctttgtctgtcacagcacttaataaacatttgttttttaaaggttctatataaataaagttattattattatttaaaaaaaagaagcattaaaTTCAGACCTTAACTAATTTTGATTAACAGCTGTCAGCCTTAATAAAAAGCTGTGTAAATTCCAGGTGCTAATCCGTCCATCCTGCATATCGTGAACTtgattctctctttttcagagGACGCCATCCTGAGGTTACTGG carries:
- the unc13d gene encoding protein unc-13 homolog D is translated as MASNMEPKDNNLLQTPEQENGSKHKQFSPGHVRKLGLTRKMPRRRDLKEDENPEEKARKHKEHELKPMYKELLYTIAHKMGYSSSTEVYTDGQLHQYITEAFTMTESEHSSMSEKVKSTEPPVYCLMATVKEAKGILGKDVTGFSDPYCLLTILEDEEESRTRRSRAKPCKSVVKDAVSDDKICQTVIKKQTLNPIWNQTFILEFEDIAGASFHLEMWDKDEEVSLSQKFEDIKTNFNSLRRMIKEAKKEKGTDDFLGNVVIKLKDLPCTEDNWYNLEPRTETYPDRGQCHLNLQFIHKERDGTLSAGRSAYINYCGILQQFVQAYISKQKSSAPWKGALCGEAETLLEFYATQNDLSPFLQDLAKWVAYSKLYQSLEVDSSLLLQQLTCIEYHWHQQELPYQQKQELGDSLHGFLQYGLCLVAKYRDIFPPTSSATPKLHTLLRILVQICKTQPFQKLNPAQFELHDGVSDAIQTGTEEWFTIKKGLHQPMTKDLSEIVSALSRLIGEVQDDIKHNKDMWNRVFVSAVQVDVFTVVYQKFDSLLAKEVRETLSLIEGQMEQALANSLFTVYLSLQAIHKDKAFLQKRGFLELTNFQEGFREALPYWLNQAFSTTQDRVERAVQVDQLQPLQSGAVPIKHSSSAVDLVACIQPICQLWEQLSWPDPEEAFMLMVKLTEDVCKIVVNYCQILKKRVRMLSENSDPGSAINMLCVVVNDLEHLRTVLTRLPTQLNWTGLRDRTQNVIGDSQFHNTLPSQLQQAQDVLGKEIRSALNTLGKKLNTDIETHVRSMATRRRIPSKSTEDAAAPLMRYLEQELTYMNENLVQENFNSLLIPLWENSVKSLYQVATKHSHQEGLMVFCQRLLYTLQCLEQCFHAEGNGLPLNSLHSEEYKTLKGHLTHNSLSSRQLVEKFFKRKIREQKEYSGEKYGAVTLLASYRRSDQRLRVEVLNAVNLLPMDSNGLSDPFVQLCLEPSYIFTEVEPRSTQIKSCDLNPLFDEAFEFLVSLDQCQTPGACLVVTVLDHDTLRTDDFEGEAFLALEDIPGVAGGKGGVEFNSLADAAPDQIRSPLMHPKPNEDAILRLLESRKGERETQAFIKKRRLREKQSQEGIQQE